The following coding sequences lie in one Fimbriimonadaceae bacterium genomic window:
- a CDS encoding DUF4097 family beta strand repeat protein, whose product MKEEIRRIMNLVKEGKLSPEDAAELIDAFSKESQEETSEGNSHSEETTGQSGEKSGPQTPPPPPEDSTQGKSKDPFRGFVDIVEGLEKQVRESVDWKKVADQVREGTNKGFEGLKSSFEQIKTGNFSFSAWASSETKVVELPLIVSEEKTLRIENPVGNIKVVGGASSGYAKATAKVRGSDDMDARMKADGYTLIIEESDHEVLIRQPDMAGTSVDLELSIEGKCAVEIHTGSGDVRVENTGKGCRINTQSGDTFLKGLNGPVDVTCQSGDLRIDNSSTTMMTIESTSGDITLYDVKGMVRARSASGDVALKECAGKSVSVESVSGNVSIDLVEPITGSLNVRNVNGNASIAVPDGSDCRVSLSTLRGHVHSSIELEDEAKTETHLTGKIGEGAGTLDVSAVNGDVSLALRLHSAV is encoded by the coding sequence ATGAAGGAAGAGATTCGAAGGATTATGAATCTGGTCAAAGAGGGCAAATTGAGCCCCGAGGACGCAGCGGAACTTATAGATGCATTCTCGAAGGAGTCTCAGGAGGAGACTTCCGAGGGAAACTCGCACAGCGAGGAGACCACGGGACAGTCCGGGGAGAAGAGCGGTCCTCAAACCCCTCCTCCGCCCCCGGAAGACTCGACCCAGGGGAAATCGAAGGACCCTTTCAGAGGTTTTGTGGATATTGTGGAAGGCCTCGAAAAGCAGGTTCGCGAGTCCGTCGATTGGAAGAAGGTCGCCGATCAGGTGCGGGAAGGCACGAACAAGGGTTTCGAAGGGCTGAAGTCCTCCTTCGAGCAGATTAAGACGGGCAATTTCAGCTTTAGCGCGTGGGCATCGAGCGAAACGAAGGTTGTGGAGCTTCCTCTTATCGTCAGTGAGGAGAAGACTCTGCGAATCGAAAACCCCGTAGGCAATATCAAGGTCGTCGGGGGAGCTTCGAGTGGCTACGCCAAGGCTACGGCTAAGGTTCGGGGAAGCGACGATATGGACGCTCGGATGAAGGCCGACGGCTATACGCTCATCATTGAGGAGAGCGACCACGAAGTGCTCATTCGCCAGCCTGATATGGCGGGTACGAGCGTCGATCTCGAGCTTTCTATTGAGGGCAAGTGCGCGGTGGAGATACACACCGGCTCGGGCGATGTCAGAGTCGAGAACACGGGCAAGGGCTGCCGGATCAATACTCAGTCGGGCGACACGTTCCTAAAGGGTCTGAACGGTCCGGTGGATGTCACCTGCCAGAGCGGCGATCTGCGCATCGATAACTCGTCAACGACGATGATGACTATCGAGAGCACGAGTGGCGACATCACCCTTTATGATGTGAAGGGGATGGTCCGGGCTCGCAGTGCGAGCGGCGACGTGGCGCTGAAAGAGTGCGCTGGAAAGTCGGTCTCGGTGGAGTCGGTTTCGGGCAATGTCTCGATCGACTTGGTTGAGCCGATTACGGGCTCGCTGAATGTGAGGAATGTCAACGGAAATGCAAGCATTGCAGTGCCGGATGGATCGGACTGCCGAGTCTCCCTTTCTACTCTGCGTGGGCATGTGCACTCGTCAATCGAGCTCGAAGATGAGGCGAAGACGGAGACGCACTTGACCGGCAAAATCGGTGAAGGGGCAGGAACGCTTGATGTCAGCGCGGTCAACGGCGACGTGAGCTTGGCGTTGAGACTGCATTCGGCTGTGTAG
- a CDS encoding SDR family oxidoreductase codes for MSAKRALVTGASRGIGRAIAIRLAQAGWNVAIHYVNQGRDAEATKNELGAQFSGMYQADLADSSASSKLFDEALADGPIHALVNNAGVYLPQNFVTAGDAAFKATWHKTFAINFEAPMLLTRSAAKYYVKNGGGKILNVCSRVGFKGEGGAAVYAASKAALINLTRSLAVELADKNIQLYGIAPGWVDTAMAREGMTEKLPEILETIPVGRMASPADCGAVAAFLLSEEAAYLSGEVIDINGASYFH; via the coding sequence ATGAGCGCAAAGAGGGCTTTGGTCACGGGAGCATCCCGGGGGATAGGAAGGGCGATTGCTATTCGGCTTGCCCAAGCGGGATGGAACGTTGCCATCCATTATGTGAATCAGGGGCGTGATGCGGAGGCGACCAAGAATGAGCTTGGCGCGCAGTTTTCAGGCATGTATCAAGCCGATCTCGCCGATTCTTCGGCATCAAGCAAGCTGTTTGACGAAGCTCTTGCGGATGGTCCGATCCACGCCCTTGTGAATAACGCTGGGGTTTACCTCCCCCAAAACTTCGTGACGGCGGGCGATGCAGCCTTTAAGGCGACATGGCACAAGACGTTTGCGATTAACTTCGAGGCCCCGATGCTCTTGACGCGATCTGCGGCGAAGTACTACGTGAAGAATGGCGGGGGCAAGATTTTGAACGTGTGCAGTCGTGTTGGGTTTAAGGGTGAGGGTGGCGCAGCGGTTTATGCGGCGTCGAAAGCGGCCTTGATCAACTTGACACGCAGCCTTGCCGTTGAGCTTGCCGACAAGAACATCCAGCTCTACGGAATTGCTCCTGGCTGGGTGGATACGGCGATGGCCCGAGAAGGCATGACGGAAAAGCTGCCGGAGATTTTGGAGACCATCCCCGTTGGGCGGATGGCGAGTCCTGCAGACTGTGGCGCGGTGGCGGCGTTCTTGCTGTCGGAAGAGGCGGCCTATTTGAGCGGCGAAGTGATCGACATCAACGGCGCGAGTTATTTTCACTAG
- a CDS encoding prepilin-type N-terminal cleavage/methylation domain-containing protein — MKRRTAFTLIELLVVIAIIAILAAILFPVFAQAKNAAKKTASISNMRQVGTASILYVGDYDDTSPTLYYYDATNLSIPSTQGFYYWPVLLLPYTKNEAIFLCPNDRDEDPVLQDSQGRGRFDPQNELHYYIMGANPSYGYNYRYFTTQINTPDPNGSNPTPFYYVGKNLSEIQSTADTVLYGEATMKDKARPGGGTITSTIGYSRIEPPTRWTGVWPHAAAFGQLWPRYNRDVVNVVWADSHVKATPLKSLRGPASNLDQYWNGGGIQ, encoded by the coding sequence ATGAAACGACGCACTGCCTTCACTCTCATCGAACTTCTCGTCGTCATCGCCATCATCGCGATTCTCGCTGCGATCCTCTTCCCTGTTTTTGCACAAGCCAAGAACGCGGCGAAGAAGACGGCAAGCATTAGCAATATGCGCCAGGTCGGCACGGCGTCGATCCTGTATGTGGGCGACTATGACGACACCTCGCCTACGCTGTACTACTACGACGCGACGAACCTCTCGATTCCGAGCACGCAGGGCTTTTACTACTGGCCCGTGTTGCTTCTCCCGTACACCAAGAATGAGGCGATCTTCCTTTGCCCCAACGACCGCGATGAAGATCCGGTGCTTCAGGACTCTCAGGGGCGCGGGCGATTTGACCCTCAGAACGAGCTGCACTATTACATCATGGGGGCGAATCCAAGCTACGGCTACAACTATCGCTACTTCACAACACAGATCAATACGCCTGATCCGAACGGAAGCAATCCGACTCCGTTCTACTATGTGGGCAAGAATCTGAGCGAGATCCAGTCAACCGCCGACACCGTTCTCTATGGCGAAGCCACGATGAAGGACAAGGCGCGTCCGGGCGGTGGCACGATCACCTCAACGATTGGATATTCGCGAATTGAGCCGCCGACGCGATGGACCGGTGTTTGGCCTCACGCAGCGGCATTTGGGCAGCTGTGGCCCCGATACAATCGGGATGTGGTCAACGTCGTTTGGGCGGATTCTCACGTGAAGGCGACGCCGCTGAAGTCGCTACGAGGTCCAGCCTCGAACCTGGATCAGTACTGGAACGGTGGGGGGATTCAGTGA
- the trmD gene encoding tRNA (guanosine(37)-N1)-methyltransferase TrmD encodes MLRIDFVTLFPEMVLDAVGHSILRRAVDAGKVGFGAANPRDFTEDKHRTVDDKPFGGGPGMLMMPEPVSRAIESLQPGPSAAIVMTDPTGETFQQKHAVELSQKEQVIFLCGHYEGIDDRIRQKYATHVFSIGDFVLTGGELPALVMADAITRLLPGVLGDSDSLTIDSHSDGLLSAPQYTKPAEWNGMAVPDVLRSGDHAAIERFKREQALKLTRDRRPDLFCRARLDKKDVDMLSFNARREADRD; translated from the coding sequence ATGCTGCGCATTGACTTTGTGACGCTCTTCCCTGAGATGGTGCTGGACGCCGTTGGGCACAGCATTCTCAGGCGAGCTGTTGACGCGGGCAAGGTCGGCTTTGGCGCAGCCAATCCGAGGGATTTCACCGAGGACAAGCACCGCACGGTGGACGATAAGCCGTTCGGGGGAGGGCCTGGGATGCTAATGATGCCAGAGCCCGTAAGCCGGGCCATTGAGAGCCTGCAGCCTGGACCAAGCGCGGCTATCGTCATGACCGACCCCACCGGGGAGACTTTTCAGCAAAAGCATGCGGTCGAGCTAAGCCAGAAAGAGCAGGTGATCTTCCTTTGTGGACATTACGAGGGGATCGACGACCGCATCCGGCAAAAGTACGCCACGCATGTATTCTCCATTGGCGACTTTGTGCTTACAGGCGGAGAATTGCCGGCGCTTGTGATGGCGGATGCGATCACAAGATTGCTTCCGGGCGTGCTGGGTGACAGCGACAGTCTTACGATCGACAGCCACTCCGATGGACTGCTCAGCGCCCCCCAATACACAAAGCCCGCCGAGTGGAACGGAATGGCGGTTCCAGACGTTTTACGGTCTGGAGATCACGCCGCGATTGAGCGGTTCAAGCGTGAGCAGGCATTGAAGCTGACAAGAGACAGGCGGCCGGACCTATTTTGCCGGGCCCGTCTGGATAAGAAAGATGTGGATATGCTATCCTTCAACGCTCGTCGGGAAGCTGATCGTGACTGA
- the rplS gene encoding 50S ribosomal protein L19, whose product MSKGAILKSVVEESMKADLPKMRPGDTVRAHVKVREGGKERIQVYEGLVIACKNGGIGESVTLRKISNGVGVERTFQIHSPLVAKFEVLRHGIVRRAKLFYIRDRVGKRARIRERRS is encoded by the coding sequence ATGTCGAAGGGCGCAATTTTAAAGAGTGTTGTTGAAGAGAGTATGAAGGCCGATCTGCCTAAGATGCGGCCGGGCGATACGGTGCGCGCCCACGTCAAAGTCCGTGAGGGCGGCAAAGAGCGAATCCAGGTTTATGAAGGCCTCGTGATTGCTTGCAAGAACGGCGGCATTGGCGAATCGGTCACCCTTCGCAAAATCAGCAACGGAGTCGGAGTCGAGCGAACCTTCCAGATTCACTCCCCGCTGGTAGCCAAGTTTGAGGTTCTGCGACACGGTATCGTCCGCCGAGCCAAACTGTTCTACATCCGCGATCGCGTTGGAAAGCGCGCCCGAATTCGAGAGCGACGTTCATAA
- the lepB gene encoding signal peptidase I — protein MLPFAQAQPNKFADLIDTLARTPLSKVVIFVVICTIIRIAVYPVLMKTPAHQRGLGYGVARFANEMLDAIIYAGVFVFLLVRPFGVQTFRIPSESMVSTLLIDDFLVINKAVYRYSDPKPGDIVVFKPPTYACTADQIDEDGQPKVDFIKRCVGVAGDVVEIRNGVLFRNGQPVDEPFRNGINQLDFKLVKYNGSYTTWKGRYIPVQFRDQYYNWFLDGIAQEFAVGGLPEESSPAPWQNSWITTFDKLSPEQQELEDELRNSEPAAIPKGYFLMMGDNRQRSFDGRAWGLVPREDIVGRAEVIWWPARRMKSERGHEGQGTEWNWQRTPSIPLDPPASGPGLGGPSPSN, from the coding sequence GTGCTACCTTTTGCGCAAGCACAACCAAATAAGTTCGCCGATCTTATCGATACGCTTGCGCGTACCCCTCTGAGCAAGGTCGTTATCTTCGTCGTCATCTGTACGATCATCCGCATCGCGGTTTATCCGGTGCTGATGAAGACCCCGGCTCATCAGCGTGGCCTGGGCTATGGAGTCGCTCGGTTTGCGAATGAGATGCTCGATGCGATCATTTACGCGGGCGTCTTTGTTTTCCTGCTTGTGCGACCGTTTGGAGTCCAGACATTCCGCATTCCTTCGGAGTCCATGGTCAGTACGCTGCTTATTGACGACTTCCTAGTCATCAATAAGGCGGTGTATCGGTACTCCGATCCCAAGCCGGGGGATATCGTGGTCTTCAAGCCTCCGACTTACGCCTGCACCGCCGATCAGATTGATGAAGATGGACAGCCCAAGGTCGACTTTATTAAGCGATGTGTCGGTGTTGCCGGAGACGTCGTCGAAATTCGAAACGGCGTCTTGTTTCGCAACGGGCAGCCCGTAGACGAGCCTTTCCGAAACGGTATCAATCAGCTCGATTTCAAGCTTGTCAAATACAACGGCAGCTACACGACGTGGAAAGGACGCTACATTCCAGTCCAGTTCCGAGATCAGTATTACAACTGGTTCCTTGATGGAATCGCACAGGAGTTTGCGGTTGGTGGACTCCCTGAGGAGAGCAGCCCGGCTCCCTGGCAAAATAGCTGGATCACGACTTTTGACAAACTTTCGCCCGAGCAGCAAGAGCTTGAGGACGAATTGAGAAATTCAGAGCCCGCGGCAATCCCTAAAGGCTACTTCCTTATGATGGGCGACAATCGCCAGAGGTCGTTCGACGGTCGTGCTTGGGGACTGGTGCCGCGAGAGGACATCGTCGGGCGCGCAGAGGTGATCTGGTGGCCTGCGCGAAGAATGAAGAGCGAAAGAGGGCACGAGGGTCAGGGCACTGAATGGAACTGGCAGCGTACGCCCAGCATCCCGCTTGATCCGCCCGCTTCTGGACCCGGACTCGGTGGGCCGTCCCCGTCGAATTAG
- the ispH gene encoding 4-hydroxy-3-methylbut-2-enyl diphosphate reductase: MEKILLAAPRGFCAGVAYAIEVVDLALKAYGPPLYVRHAIVHNEWVVQSFEQRGVVFVEDVNEIPEGMPVVFSAHGVSPQVRQTAEERNLRVIDATCPLVTKVHNEAKHYARKGYYMIYIGHAGHVEAEGTMGEAPGRMVLVENPEDAEKVEIPNDWEKLAILTQTTLSVEEVQETMVVLRRRFPRIETPKKEDICYATTNRQSAVKQMADACDLLLVVGSKTSSNSNRLREVGEALGAEAHLIMSPEDVRPEWRTNYRIVGLTSGASTPEHLVESIIGELLRDRPEVPVEVIESVAEDVHFMPHRDLIQLAQSR, from the coding sequence GTGGAGAAAATCCTTCTCGCTGCGCCACGAGGCTTTTGTGCCGGTGTGGCCTATGCGATCGAAGTCGTCGACTTAGCTCTCAAGGCCTATGGCCCGCCGCTTTATGTGCGCCATGCCATCGTCCACAACGAGTGGGTTGTGCAGAGCTTTGAGCAGCGTGGGGTTGTCTTCGTCGAAGACGTGAACGAAATACCCGAAGGCATGCCGGTAGTCTTCTCCGCCCACGGCGTCTCTCCTCAGGTTCGTCAGACCGCCGAAGAGCGCAACCTACGCGTCATTGACGCCACTTGCCCGCTCGTAACGAAAGTCCACAACGAAGCCAAACACTACGCTCGCAAGGGCTATTACATGATCTATATCGGTCATGCTGGGCACGTGGAGGCCGAGGGCACGATGGGCGAGGCGCCCGGGCGAATGGTCTTGGTGGAAAACCCAGAAGACGCCGAAAAGGTTGAGATTCCCAACGATTGGGAGAAGCTTGCGATCCTGACTCAGACCACCCTCAGTGTCGAGGAAGTACAAGAGACAATGGTCGTTCTGCGAAGGCGATTCCCGCGTATCGAGACCCCAAAGAAGGAGGACATCTGTTACGCGACCACCAATCGGCAATCGGCGGTCAAGCAGATGGCGGATGCCTGCGATCTTCTTCTCGTAGTCGGGTCAAAGACATCCTCCAACTCCAACCGATTGCGCGAGGTTGGGGAGGCGCTTGGGGCGGAGGCTCACCTGATCATGTCGCCGGAGGACGTGCGTCCCGAATGGCGAACGAACTACAGGATTGTTGGGCTTACCAGCGGAGCATCGACCCCTGAGCACCTTGTCGAAAGCATTATCGGGGAGCTGCTGCGCGACCGTCCGGAAGTGCCGGTGGAAGTGATTGAATCGGTTGCGGAAGACGTGCATTTTATGCCTCATCGCGACTTGATCCAGCTCGCTCAGTCGAGATAG